DNA sequence from the Candidatus Saccharimonadales bacterium genome:
GACTCTTAATCACGTCACCGGTACAGGTGATAAGGTTGAGCCCAGGTTTGCCAGGCACGATCGGCGATAAGAGGGCAGACATATCAACATTTTGGTAGCTATAGGCCTGTACTTTAACGACTTCATAGCTAAAGGTGACACCATCGCCTCGCTGTATCTTGATTAACGC
Encoded proteins:
- a CDS encoding class F sortase; this translates as ALIKIQRGDGVTFSYEVVKVQAYSYQNVDMSALLSPIVPGKPGLNLITCTGDVIKSLDGYNQRLVVFAEQVSP